A part of Candidatus Deferrimicrobium borealis genomic DNA contains:
- a CDS encoding ABC transporter substrate-binding protein, with amino-acid sequence MIPGARGSGRGWVAGVAALLAIALCTPGVARSGQPTEQIRGAIERGLAITQRADLQGDAKKPERRALLRKELFPHFNFEEMSRRSLGVHWKSRTPQERQEFVKLFTELLENSYAGKIEGYKGEKILFGKESLDLPYAEVKTSVVTPQGQEFSVDYRLLADGSRWRVYDIVIEGVSLVNNYRSQFAGILQKSSFEEMTKQLKETVRKQSGA; translated from the coding sequence GTGATCCCGGGGGCGCGGGGATCGGGGCGGGGATGGGTCGCGGGGGTCGCGGCGCTCCTGGCGATCGCCCTTTGCACGCCCGGCGTCGCCCGGAGCGGACAGCCCACGGAGCAGATCCGCGGGGCGATCGAACGGGGGCTGGCGATCACCCAGCGGGCCGACCTGCAGGGGGACGCGAAGAAGCCGGAGCGCCGCGCCCTGCTCCGGAAAGAGCTCTTCCCCCACTTCAACTTCGAGGAGATGTCCCGGCGGTCCCTGGGCGTCCACTGGAAGAGCCGGACCCCGCAGGAGCGGCAGGAGTTCGTGAAACTGTTCACGGAGCTCCTCGAGAACTCCTACGCCGGGAAGATCGAAGGGTACAAGGGGGAGAAGATCCTGTTCGGGAAGGAGTCGCTGGACCTGCCGTACGCGGAGGTCAAGACCTCGGTCGTCACTCCGCAGGGGCAGGAATTCTCCGTGGACTACCGACTCCTTGCGGACGGGAGCCGGTGGCGGGTATACGACATCGTCATCGAGGGGGTGAGTCTCGTGAACAACTACCGGTCCCAGTTCGCGGGGATCCTCCAGAAATCCTCCTTCGAGGAAATGACGAAGCAGTTGAAGGAAACCGTCCGGAAGCAGTCCGGCGCGTGA
- the mlaD gene encoding outer membrane lipid asymmetry maintenance protein MlaD, with translation MTRGKTETAVGLFLLAGIACLGYLSLRLGKLEVVGGDRVPVVAEFSSVTGLRPGASVEIAGVEVGKIGSITIRDYKAVVGMEIRKGIVLQEDAIASVRTRGLIGDKYISISPGASDRLIPPGGKIRETESAVDLEGIIGQFVHGSAK, from the coding sequence ATGACGAGGGGAAAAACCGAAACGGCGGTGGGGCTGTTCCTCCTGGCGGGGATCGCCTGCCTGGGGTACCTCTCCCTCCGGCTGGGGAAGCTCGAGGTCGTCGGGGGCGACCGCGTGCCCGTGGTCGCGGAATTCAGCTCCGTCACGGGCCTGCGGCCCGGCGCCAGCGTCGAGATCGCGGGGGTCGAGGTCGGCAAGATCGGCTCCATCACGATCCGGGACTACAAGGCGGTCGTGGGGATGGAGATCCGGAAGGGGATCGTCCTGCAGGAGGACGCGATCGCCTCCGTCCGCACCCGGGGGCTGATCGGGGACAAGTACATCAGCATCTCCCCGGGGGCGTCGGACCGCCTGATCCCGCCGGGCGGGAAGATCCGGGAAACCGAATCGGCGGTGGACCTCGAGGGGATCATCGGGCAGTTCGTCCACGGGAGCGCGAAGTGA
- a CDS encoding ATP-binding cassette domain-containing protein, protein MLRLVDVEKTLDGRKVLDGANLEIPGGRITAIIGLSGAGKSLLLKHMIGLMKPDRGQVLLDGVDINRLSRQGLYEARKRFGMLFQTGALFDSLTVFENVAFPLREKTGMAEGEIREKVRRILRHVGLGEAEEKFPDELSGGMVRRAALARAVVMDPEILLFDEPTTGLDPIIRNSILNLICRTYHEEHFTMVMISHDIPDIFHWCHHVVVVHNGKVVEVGNPSEIQNSVNPFVRQLVEGDISGPVQMM, encoded by the coding sequence CCCTCGACGGCAGGAAGGTGCTCGACGGGGCCAATCTCGAGATTCCCGGGGGACGGATCACGGCGATCATCGGCCTCTCCGGCGCGGGGAAATCCCTGCTGCTCAAGCACATGATCGGGCTGATGAAGCCGGACCGGGGCCAGGTGCTCCTGGACGGGGTCGACATCAACCGGTTGTCCCGGCAGGGCCTCTACGAGGCCCGGAAGCGGTTCGGGATGCTCTTCCAGACCGGGGCCCTGTTCGACTCCCTGACCGTGTTCGAAAACGTGGCGTTCCCCCTCCGGGAGAAGACGGGAATGGCCGAAGGGGAGATCCGGGAGAAGGTCCGCCGGATCCTCCGGCACGTGGGGCTGGGAGAGGCGGAGGAGAAGTTCCCCGACGAGCTCTCCGGCGGGATGGTCCGGCGTGCGGCCCTGGCGCGGGCGGTGGTGATGGACCCGGAGATCCTCCTGTTCGACGAGCCCACCACGGGGCTGGACCCCATCATCCGGAACTCCATCCTCAACCTCATCTGCCGGACCTACCACGAGGAACATTTCACGATGGTGATGATCAGCCACGACATCCCGGACATCTTCCATTGGTGCCACCACGTCGTCGTGGTCCACAACGGAAAGGTGGTCGAGGTGGGGAACCCGTCGGAGATACAGAACTCCGTCAATCCCTTCGTCCGTCAGCTGGTCGAGGGGGACATTTCCGGCCCCGTGCAGATGATGTGA